Within Anopheles ziemanni chromosome 2, idAnoZiCoDA_A2_x.2, whole genome shotgun sequence, the genomic segment GAATCACAgtaacagcaaaacaaataacaagtCAGAAGCCGGCGGAATATTTTGACAaccggttttcgattttcaattttcggaCATTGCGGTCAAAGTTGATATAGCTTAGGTAGCGTGTAGTGCAAATTGAATACACTATTTTATGAAGAACAGTTTTGGCTGCAGctatataaaataataactaCTACTTCCCCTTAATGAGTAGCTATTTTTAATAGTAATGCCGAAGGCtgcaaaataagtaaaaatcaATGAAATCCTAGAATTACTTTCTTATTGTCATGTTCGCATTGTCATACCCTACTGTCAAAATATGTGAGTGAGCCTGCCTTGCTACAATCTTTGTCATGACAACTCGCAGTTCCTCTGGTGAGTcaatttcaataaacaataaaatcttCAGCGCAGAAAAggtaacaaattaaaattcctGAACTGTAAAATCTACTCTAGGTATCCGTTATTAAGGTTTTTGATCGTATTTCCAGTGAACGGCACCGTAAGTGAGCCGATATACCAACCCATTCTTAAATTGCTTCATGTTTGGCTCGTGAAAAGACTGAAActaaacacacgcacaaagcAACTTTAATCGACCACAAATCAAGGAATTCATCATGCAAGAAAATCGACCAGAACTCTACGAAGAGGTGAAACTCTATCGTCAGGCCCGGGAACGTGAGAAGTACGACAATATGGCTGATCTTTTCGCACTAGTATCGACACTCCAAAATCTGGAGAAAGCCTACATCCGTGATTGCATTACGCCGCAGGAGTACACAGCAGCCTGTTCGAAGTTGTTGGTGCAGTACAAAGTCGCGTTCAAGATTGTGCAGGGACCCGAGTTTCCCACGATCGAGGCGTTCGTTAAAAAGTTTAGACTGGACTGTCCGGCTGCGCTGGAACGCATCCGCGAGGACCGTCCGATTACCATTCGGGATGATAAGGGTAATACGAGCAAGTGCATCGCTGACATCGTGTCGATGTTCATCACGCTTATGGACAAGCTgcggttggaaatacgtgcCATGGATGACTTGCACCCCGAGTTAAGGGATCTGCTCGACACGATGAACCGTCTCTCGCTAATCCCGGACAATTTCGAGGGCAAGGAAAAAGTAGCTTCCTGGCTTGCAACATTGAACGAAATGCAGGCTTCCGACGATCTCACCGAAGCGCAGGTTCGTCAACTGTTGTTCGATTTAGAATCTTCATATTCGGCGTTCAACAATTTATTGCATAACACTTAAATTCATAGTTTTCGGGGGAATAGTGGGAATTACTCGATAACAAGTACGCTTTGGTTGCAAatgtatataaataaaatcatagaTTGATTTATAAGAAATCATGAGGTCAAAAGTGCGATATCCCGGACTAGGAGGATCTGAAACgaacaattgaaatgaaatcgtAAAACTGATTGCAAGAGGAACGGACTAAGAAACATTTAATATTATccatatttttaatcaaacatGTAAGAAATATATGTATTGTTTAACCAAAGCTACTGGTGACTTCTTTACTACATTGACTTAAGTATTTGataaaacagttttattttagaatttttaaGTCCACATGATCATCAAGTGCCATAAAGCGTTGCTAGTAGTTTCTAAAATTGTACGAATTTCTGAACGGAACTGTAACtggaggaaatgaaaaattacataCAAATGGGTTTTGCTTTAGCAGTAAACAGTTTAAACTGTAAAATTACACCTCATACTATCCTCAAATCGAAGAAAGCAACATTGCATTCAATCGGTTCTGAGAAATCTACGGCACTATGTTTTCAATAtgccaatgtttttttttattgtatgaAAAACCTTAATGCAAAGTATGTGAGACAACGTACCTATCCTCGGCAGGTAAGCGAGGGTGCTTATGATGTGTTCAATTTCTAGATTCCGTTGCCACTTTTTTGGCTTCTCTCTCCTGTTGTCCATTTATCGATTAATAGATTCTTCTTTCtggagaaaacaaataaaaacaatccttaatttaaatttatgataCTATTTTTCTGCAGATGACTCACACATAAACTCAGAATAATCATagaaaatcaggacatatggccttagtAG encodes:
- the LOC131293339 gene encoding vacuolar protein sorting-associated protein 28 homolog; the encoded protein is MQENRPELYEEVKLYRQAREREKYDNMADLFALVSTLQNLEKAYIRDCITPQEYTAACSKLLVQYKVAFKIVQGPEFPTIEAFVKKFRLDCPAALERIREDRPITIRDDKGNTSKCIADIVSMFITLMDKLRLEIRAMDDLHPELRDLLDTMNRLSLIPDNFEGKEKVASWLATLNEMQASDDLTEAQVRQLLFDLESSYSAFNNLLHNT